Genomic segment of Glandiceps talaboti chromosome 17, keGlaTala1.1, whole genome shotgun sequence:
CACTTTCCATTTGGGACTCACATTTGGCTAGCTCAGTGCCAATACACCAGGAACACCTTTCTAATATGTGTCACCAACTGTAGAAACTTGGTACAATAGAATATCTATACTACTATAGTCCAAATAATGAAATGCTTATATTTGGGGATTTGAATTCTTACATTTGAATTCTTCTTTATGGGCTAATTTCTTAAATGAGCTCAGTGCTAACATTAGGTTAGCAGTACACCTTTTCTAACAGTTGTCATCAACTGTAGAAAGTACAATATCCATAgtccaaataagaatgaaatgcTTATATTTTGGGGAAAGGTGTTTCTTCTTTAAATTCACTGTAAAGTTAAACGCAACTGGAAGGATAATACCTACAGTTCAaagttacagctaaaacaggcaaTGTTCGCCAGAAGACTAtctgtaacatatacatttaaattCAGAGTTGATCATTTTGCAAGTTTACATTgatttacttgatagataacaacacttttactactgaacacagcatggttgttattgaggaaagtttcattgatagataacacttttactgctgaacacagcatgattgttattgagggaagtttcattgatagataagaacacttttactactgaacacagcatggtTTGTTactgaggaaagtttcattgatagataacatttttactactgaacacagtatgattgttattgaggaaagtttcattgatagataacatttttactactgaacacagtatgattgttattgaggaaagtttcattgatagataacatttttactactgaacacagcatggtTTGTTactgaggaaagtttcattgatagataacatttttactactgaacacagtatgattgttattgaggaaagtttcattgatagataacaacacttactgctgaacacagcatgattgttattgagggaAGTTTCATTAGCCGAGTAAAGGTAAATAAAACTCTATTCAATCACAATCCTGCTGTCTTCATCAATAAAAGTGCTCTTTTTTAATGTGTAAAACAAGAATCTCAACTGACCCAATGGTGGAAGTTGCATGATccttaaatgtacatgttatgtacagtcttccgGTGAACattccctgttttagctgtaatgttcGGTTGACAATAGGGCAGTGTATTAGAAAGAGACttttgtacagtactataacacAATGCTAACCTAGTGGTGAAATCATAGCAGTCATGTGTTGTGTATCTTTGGTGCACTTGTCTTTTTTGGGTGTTTACAGACAAATTCTTTTCTTGACTTAATTTCCCACTAAAGCTAGTGGTATAGTCAactataccatgcatgagccagattgaacaaaaaatatggaatatatactctggtcgttctacgtcacgacaactcgcatctacgtcactggttctgctgtgtttcaCATATGAGtcgtcaaaacgttcaaaattgccattactttaaCAATATTTCTGTCATATTACTgtcgctggtataattatgttattctctaatgtttgtcttcattcagctggaaaatgctcatgacctaagggttatTGACTCGTAGTTActttaggtcactcatattttccttagctgaatgataaaaaatatttgaaatgagatctaaatatattgtaattgaATGCCCATGTATATGGTGTATGATCTAGATATGTATGTTTATAGACTATTTTATGACTATCATATCTTCATTATCTGATCTTCTCCCATAGATTCCACGTGGCAAGTAGCAGTAGTTGGTCTTCcactaatttattcataaatgatGAATACATCAACTTACTGCTAAAGTTGACGAAGACACTGTTACTTGTCCATGAATGATGAATACACCAACTTACTGCTAAAGTTGACGAAGACACTGTTACTTGTCCATGAATGATGAATACACCAACTTACTGCTAAAGTTGACGAAGACACTGTTACTTGTCCATGAATGATGAATACATCAACTTACTGTTAAAGTTGACGAAGACACAGTTACTTGTCCATGAATGATGAATACACCAACTTACTGCTAAAGATTGTAAAGACACTGTTACTTGTCCATGaatgatgaataaattaatggaAATGATTGCCAATGATTGAAATAAATGACGGCCTGAGATTCAAATTTTGACATCCTTTGAGTGATTTTGGTGCCGAAGTATACATCTCCACTTTACTGTTTAGGTTATGTTCATTTGGTTCTTCAAATCAAGTTTGTTTATAATGTAATGATAGATTATAATCTTGGCACTGTAATGTTTTTATAAATCATTGTAATCaacatgtagacttttgactaaTTAATGGCGTATCCTACAATAATAATTACAACACATACGTTTGGacttaatttgtaaaaaaaatagttacacTGTCAACTGCTTAAAGGCCTACTCTGTATATAAAGAGAGGTCAGATTAAGATGATGCTCATtatactagatgactttgacctactctgtatataaatagaggTCAGATTAAGATGAACCTCATCATAGTAGATGACTTAACCTACTCTGCATATAAATAGTGgtcagattaagatgacactcattatactagatgactttgacctactctgcatataaatagtggtcagattaagatgacactcattatactagatgactttgacctactctgtatataaatagtggtcagattaagatgacactcattatactagatgactttgacctactctgtatataaatagtggtcagattaagatgacagtcattatgctagatgacttCGACCATGTAACGCAGTCACAGAATTTGTAGTGCGCCTATGAAACTGTCTTAGAGAAAATTACACATAATTTTTATGTCCTAATTTCGGACTACAGTATTACGAATATACAgtaaagaaatctgtcactattttttcaaaatagttGCGTTTTTGGGACtgtatttatgaaaatgttggcttgataCACGTTGGAAGTGTTGAGACACTGATCGAGGGTTGACAATTAACTCTGTTAACTGCACTGTTTGATTGTATGTGCATTTTGTTAAAGTAGAATGCACCTCAAAAATAAACTCtgaacttttgctgttactttgttcaagaaaactccaacctgtTCTtggttaaaatcaataaaaaaattctgtggtcaccatacacattttttaaaaagatttcaAAACATCATTAAAATGTAGTCATTCAGAATCTAGTAAGGCCTCAAGATATCGTTAAATTTATTAGGAAAATAAcagattgatgatttccttgaaaagaaGACGGTAAACCCTCAAATTtctttcactatttcaaaaggttcaggaacaagctttcatatggcaaagtttggagagatttttaGATCTTTGATTTACAGGAAATTGGTCACTGAGATGCATTCTACCCGAGGTGCATTCTCACTGAGGTGTATTCTAcctgaggtgcattctaccCGAGGTGCATTCTACCTGAGGTGCATTCTCACTGAGGTGTActgaggtgcattctacctGAGGTGCATTCTTACCGAGGTGCATTCTTACTGAGGTGTATTCTCACCGAGATGCATTCTACCTGAGGTGCATTCTCACCGAAGTGCATTCTACCTGAAGTGTATTCTCACTGAGGTGTATTCTCACCGAGATGCATTCTACCTGAGGTGCATTCTCACTGAGGGCATTCTCACCGAGGTGCATTCTACCTGAAGTGTATTCTCACAGAGGTGTATTCTCACCAAGATGCATTCTACCTGAGGTGCATTCTCACTGAGGTGCATTCTCACCGAGGGACATTCTCACCGAGGTGCATTCTACCTGAGGTGCATTCTCACCGAGGGGCATTGTCACCGAGATGCATTCTACCTGACGTGCATTCTCACCGAGGTGCATTCTTACcgaggtgcattctaccttaTGATATGTATTTTGAGAAGGGTTATAAATAAGGAAACGACTGATTGCTGTAAATATTGAAAGTGACCCCTTATAATGTCttgtgtatttttgtagttTACTAGAAATACTTAGATTGAATCTATAGGATATGAGATAGAATCTACTAGATTCCGTGTACAGTAtgttacaaattttaaaaaaatactccaAGCAAAATTCCATTCATAGATTTTAAGAGAATCGTTACTTGATCTGTGGAAGTTTACTACCTGATGGTTTTTGACTTGtttttacatgtacttattatCACTACTACTTGTATATACTTATTGCCTGACTATGAGGGCACTAGCTGACATCTAGTATTACCCTGATGGATCTTATGCAGCAATTTTTCCCTGAGGCTGCAAGCCGAgtgaaatagttgctacatgaCAACACGAGGGGAAATAtgacgtctactagtgcccaaataaggcaagtcaataagtgttttataacacatcacattctcagacACATCCttttccatagtcaaagcacATCCCCAATGAGACTTCTGTGCTAcatgaatagtgccctagggaagCTAGAATACGAATAGTGCCCCTATATggaaattgaggtcactatgggtcaatactccataccatgtgatacaaTCTAAACCAATtactgaaggctatatgaaaatgatgtgttataataaTAGTTATTACTCTCTTTGCTGCATGACGcatatacatgtttatgtatacagGAAACTAATAGATGTCTTTCTTGTTCTAATCAGCTGTTTGctgtataaataaaaatactcTTTGTTCAGATAACAAGTTTGgatgtctgttttgtttgtgttatcaTTCATGTATAAAACTTTTTAAAAGCCTTTGAAAAGTATGACAATAATAAAACATTGATGTCTGTTACTAGATTTAGGCTGTTCATTTCTCAGTGTATGAGTACAAGTTGGAATAATTCTTTGGGGTGAACAGACAGCATTGAAATTCGATTGTTCATGCGTTGTATTGACCCAAGACATTACTGATAACCTAAAATCAACAAAACACCTGTCATAGTATACACCCCTCTTCATCCAGGTTATCTGAAAGGCCCATCCGAATGACGTCATCGAAAAGTAGCAATTCGGGGTTTTCcccaccatacatacatattgaaatGTGTGTCATGTGAAAAAGCCCCCCTAGGTTAATGTCATATATAATACTGCAAATAAAACACTATACAAAAGTAATTATCTCATCTTTTATATCAAATTTCCGTGAAAATCGTAGTCGTGCAGCTTTTAAAATGATAAAGGGAAATTTGAAGGTTTACCATCCATTTTTCGAAGaatttgtcaatgttttgattttcccatagagttaataCAGTATTAGGAAGCCACATTGAACTCTAAAATGgttaaattttatatttgaaaatgtgtacGAACGATCCCAGATTTTTTATTGgctttaactgagaataggttggcgTTTCCTTGAACAAAGTAATAGCAAAagttagaagaaaaaaattatatgtgcATTTCACGTTAATTTTCAGATCCTATTTTGGTTTTAACACCTAAAGGAATAATTTCTTGTGAACCAGTGAGATGTATTTATatctagactctctcacagtcctgtgagcttcgcataaatagcttcgggcttcgcctaacacatcaacaataGGTTAgtcctatgtgatcgatgagggcgcacagtacagggatactgggatactagtatacgagtacaattatgcagtagatacatacaaaacaacccaagtttcagctatttatgcgaagcttcgaggactgtgagagagtcttaTTTATATCATGTCCATAGATATACACTGTCCATTTGtacaattatataaaaatatctCAACTGTTCTTTTTTGTTCACATACATTTCTTTAACAAGATTTTAATCTTGATTATTTCAAACTATGTCTTTGACTCTGTTCACTTCAACAGAGTGATGGTGTCAATCTTGTATACGATGACTGCTAGTATATGAAATTTCAcagaaaagaagaaagaaaaacacATCCGCAAAAGTACAATTTGTTTCAATATATGCGGGTTATCCCTTCGATATTATTACTTCAAAGCAAAAATCTACGAATCACGACTTTGTAacacactgcagtgcaataggGAACATGCAAACCAGCcttgttgaatgttgcatcatgggaaatatgataataaaaagtaatcaattagtattgtaaacaatgttgttatgttaaattgtttataaccacgaacgatcaattcatatttagcttgaccagtgtgggaggtttatttcatcggtagctccagatacgatattacgataaccacagataatcctacagtcctttgcgtctgagcatgctcagtctggattgcaagttgcCTATTATACTCCCATGACTCGCCTGTCGAGAGGCAAGCCACTgagtatattgtcttttttgcACACGTCACGCAACCGTGCCAGATACAACTTCAATCCATAGACACTATACAAAGATGGCTGCGCAGGCATTTGAGCTTTTAgacaaaattgatgaaaattttCTTGAATGCAGCATATGTCTTGAACGCTATAGAAGTGCTAAGTGTTTACCATGCCTACATAACTTCTGTCAACCTTGTCTTGTGAAACTAGTGGAAAAAACCCGCAATAGTGTAACCTGCCCGACTTGTCGCAGGTCCCATGACCTGCCTAATGATGGCGTCGAAGGTATTGCTGATAATTTCTTCATTAACAAATTGGTGGACATGTTCAGTAAGCAGAAGATTAGTTCAAGTGAGTCCAGAAAGTGTGAGGGTTGTCAACAAGGAGAATGTGTTCAACACTGCGTTGAATGTGGCCTTGATTTGTGCAGTGAGTGTGTTAAGGCCCATACTCGGTTTCCCATGACCAAGTCACACCAGATAATGACTCTTGACAAATACTCTTGCCAAAAATCCGATGACCCAGTTAAAGTGCGTTCACCTGTGTACTGCCGAAACCACAAAGACTACCAGGTAGAATTCTTCTGTGACGACTGCGAATCAACCATATGTCTGAAGTGCACGGCACTTGATCATCGTAACCATAGCTACCATTGCGTGAAAGAGGCTGCTAAATCATACACGGAGACATTGGCTAAAATGATCGGGGAGTTAAAAGTGAAAGGAGCTAAAGCTGCTAAAACCCAACaggaaataaagaaaatagATCATGACCTGGATGTATCCTTTCAAACGGAGAGTGACAAACTAGAAAAACACATCCACAAAACACGTGAAGATGTCCTCCGTCTGATACAAGAAAGCGGGAATGAACTCACTAAAGAACTAAAAGATGAATATGACACAAGGAAAGCTAACTTGAATGTGCaattaaacaaaattaattGCACTGAAAATGATGTATCATCTGTCAGTAATTACGCTGAAAATTTCTTGAAGTATGGAAATGCAGCCCAATTGATGTCTGCCAAAAAAGCAATGTCGATCCAAATGGAAGCTTTGCTGAGGGAAGAGCCACGTGTTGGTTTGACTGAAAACGGTAACATGCGATTCGAACCGTACTATGATTTCTGCACAAACAAAACTGTTGGTGTGGTATGTAAGGTGAAAGGAAATTATACAGAGGATCAAGGCTGtgatgaaatgaaagaaattgaCATTGATGTTAACATTGATGAACAAGTGGGAATTGGTTTGACAAATCCAGGAGTAACTGCGACTTTGCCACATAGGTTTAGAAAGCCCGGTCGTGGGAATCGACAGCCTTCAGCTCGTGAGTATTGAAACTCTTCATTCCCAGAACATGACTTCATGAACAGACTTGTCAACAGACTATTTTCCAAATTCCATTGAGATATTAATGATTGGCCTTTTTTGTATTCAACCTTTGAAGCACCGTTATCATGATTTCAGATATCTATGTTTGCATAATTCATAAAGTTCCCATTTTGCCCTCAAGATCCCCATGAAATATCTGCAGTCTACATGTTAAGCAAACCATTTTATGGTTCCAATTACCCTACCCTACCTAGATTTTCTCTTCCTATCCTCAACTTGTTATTAATATTGAGAAAACTATTTCAGGAAAGGCCAGAAGATGGGACTTTATTAATTAAACATATCAATGACACAACACATAGGGATCTCATATTGACTGCAACGTTTTCACATCGACCCTTTCTGTTGATTTATAGGGTTGTCATAGACTGGCACCAGCCCACAGGGAGAATTTGAAGCTTATGATACGAACaaattcacaaaatttgaaatgaatgtgtaatacatgtcaaatttgatgaaagaacaattttttttaataccaGTTATTCTTCCAAGGCAGTAAGTTACATCTACCTGATATCACCACTCACTCAGGGGACTATTTCACataaaaaagaaatacacaattatgtttgaaaataagtttgaaaaaagtctgtagacttgagcaagtctaaGTTTGTCATGGCCTATCTGTACTTTAAAGGACTAACGTTACTACACTGTTCTAGGCTGTGGGTATTTTAAAGCTAGGTTTGTCATTGAACCTCAAAAGTTATTCCTTGTAGTCTGAAGTGTACTCTattcaaaatttgtttgttaattcGGTTACAGTAACACGTATAAGATCAGGGCCAAACGATGTTGCTGTTCACAGTGGTGTTAGGTAAGTTTATTACTGATTTTGGATTACATATTCTAGATGATTACCCATATGTACGGCATCGATTGATAACAGGTCCTAAGTACTTCTCTTCGAAATAGTAGATTTGTGGTCTAAGAATGTAGGGCTTGTAAAAGTTCATGGTATGTAACCTACGGACAGTTTCATTGTATTGTGACTAAACCAGATAGACTATAGATTTTCCAATAGGGaatttgcaatccagactgagcaggCTCatatgcaaaggactatgggattatctgagattatcgtaatacctaatctggagctaccgataacaTAAACCTCCCATAATGGCCAGGGTAAacatgaattgattatttgtggttacagacaatgtatcaacattgtttataatGCTAATTGATCAGTATTTATTATaccatttcccatgatgcaacgttcaacatggcggatttgcaagttccctattaggcGGCATTAAGTTTTTACATCTCTCACAACTGTTTTGTTACTAATAACACTTGTCTGTATTTCATTTGTCAAAtgaaatacagacactgatagcgtaCACGCACATGAAatgatctcactgtgaacaccaGTAAACAGTTGTGTGTTttaatcttccttgtttcattcGATAGTGATGCTAGTATTGCTTTGTGTTCACAGTCAgatcaaatgtttcattttatatgcttgcgcactatcagtgtctgtattttagtttattacaaaatgtGTGAAACGTCATAACGTAAAAAAACATTAAGCTGCCTTACTGAAACTCCATAGTCcctttggtttggtagtaactgaTTTGTGGACATTAATAATGCCAATATTATCAGATTGTAGTATATTACAATGCTTGTGATCAAAACATTGTCTTATAAGTTGTGGATTTGAAGGTTCCCAAAAAGTCTTCTTATCGCACCATCAAATTGACATACATTGACACCTCTTGTAGACTAAAattaactttcacagacatagacatagacagattCATTAAAACTTAGCTTAAATCTACACCAGAAAGCACCTGCCTGATTGTGTTTGTACTATCAATGTATATAACTTTTATAGTGTACTTGATAAGGAGAAGTGtgaattacttgcgatttcagacaAATGTCAAGTtaatcttgtgcatttatagggtatctgtgctatgggctattgcatcatgggagtcaactTATtcaacactgaatattcataaaacgctgttttacactgaagtgtatatcatttttatattcatgaatatttttttgtgaTCTTCAGACAATTGATACAGCTTGGTccatataatatattcacatactTTGTCTCAACTCTGGAGGAGCGtacaattcatttcattatcatatCACATAGTAACTTCTATTCTTAGACTACTGGATCCCCCAGTTAAACAGCTAGGTTGACTTGGTTCAAATCTCGACTAAGGATTTTCACCATTCAGAAACTAAGTGCGCTATGAGACTTAAATCAGCAACCTGCAAGCAGTTCCCATTTCATGGTAATATGGTTACAGAGAAACAAGGGGCACGGGACGTGAAATGATGCACATGAATTTACCAGTGTACTAactgtgtcacagtgtgtgtgaAAAGATTGAAACTAGATCAAGACCTCATCTTTTGTGATTTATATATGAAACGGCAGTTTGATACTAGAACTTAGATTTACTTTGACAGGCTCACTAtttcttaaaatattttaaatcataaaattgGTTTGAGTGAGAGTGTTCCTAGCCGGCAACTTGGATGCAACGTACGAGAGAGACTAAAAATTCAAATAAGATTTGTATTGCCTGCACTACACGTGTagtgattactgctatcaacttaactCTAATTAAGGTGAGCAAAGCACGTTAAtgtataatattcatattttgtattttttcagatGTGATGATTGCAATATGAATCCCCTAAGAGGTAACAGATACAAATGCTGTCATTGTTTGAATTATGAATTGTGCCAACAGTGCTACGAAAAGTCCACAGACCACGTACATAACCATCCTTTTCAATGCATTAAAAATGCAGGTAAGCAGGAATGCAGTGTTTGCTAAGAAAGAGGTATGACATTCAAACACGTTCTATATACTTCTCTTTGATTCACCAAAGTATGTTTAGACACTGATGTTGAACAATAGGCAAATAGACGTACCATCACGAAGCTGCATGTAAATAATTTTAGATATGTTTTGTACACGGTACCAGACAGAAATCGGTGCTATAacatttttgattttctttatcAAGGTGAAACTCAGGGTCAACGTAGAGCCAGATCTTTAATGAAGTCATCACGTCACAGTATGGTTCAGCAATCTAATTCCCATGAGTGCGTGTCGTAAGTATCTTTCCTCGAATCAAAGATATATATTGCATGTCAAGAGAATCATGCATCTAAACATGCAAGGTCATCACACGTGTCAGTTACACATATAGAagttgtagttgtagtagtgtagtgtagattAGCAAGCATAGTATAGCAGTCTCGTCTCCATCCGTCtgataggtatgtatgtatgtatgtgtgtgtgtgtgtgtgtgtgtgtgtgtgtgtgtatgtatgtacgtacgtacgtacgtacgtatgtatgtatgtatgtatgtatgtatgtatgtatgtatgtatgtgtgtatgtatgtatgtatgtatgtatgtgtgtgtgtatgtatgtatgtatgtatgtgtgtatgtatgtatgtgtgtgtgtgtgtatgtatgtatgtatgtatgtgtgtatgtatgtgtgtatgtatgtgtgtgtgtacgtacgtacgtacgtacgtatgtatgtatgtatgtatgtatgtatgtatgtatgtatgtatgtgtgtatgtatgtatgtatgtatgtatgtatgtgtg
This window contains:
- the LOC144448171 gene encoding E3 ubiquitin-protein ligase TRIM56-like, coding for MAAQAFELLDKIDENFLECSICLERYRSAKCLPCLHNFCQPCLVKLVEKTRNSVTCPTCRRSHDLPNDGVEGIADNFFINKLVDMFSKQKISSSESRKCEGCQQGECVQHCVECGLDLCSECVKAHTRFPMTKSHQIMTLDKYSCQKSDDPVKVRSPVYCRNHKDYQVEFFCDDCESTICLKCTALDHRNHSYHCVKEAAKSYTETLAKMIGELKVKGAKAAKTQQEIKKIDHDLDVSFQTESDKLEKHIHKTREDVLRLIQESGNELTKELKDEYDTRKANLNVQLNKINCTENDVSSVSNYAENFLKYGNAAQLMSAKKAMSIQMEALLREEPRVGLTENGNMRFEPYYDFCTNKTVGVVCKVKGNYTEDQGCDEMKEIDIDVNIDEQVGIGLTNPGVTATLPHRFRKPGRGNRQPSAREY